The Flavobacterium psychrotrophum region CCATATGAATGCTAAAGAACCTGAATATTACTGCCCAGCTTGCCATATTGTAAAGGCTTATGCCATCTATCTCTACCCATATACGGCTTATTGCTTTACCGGTTTCCAGATAATAATCGCGCTCCAGTACTACCTCGGGCAAAAAATCGTCGCGAAGTATGCTTTGTAGCGATTCTATTTTTTCAAAATAGATTTTTCGCTTCTCATCATCCTTAGGCTCAATGTCCAGGCTTACCTGTGCTTTTTTGTTGTCTATGTAAAACTTAAAGCTCACGTCTTTTATCTTGGTGTCATACAACAGCCACTTACGTGGATATGCCTCTGCGAAGGCAGTCCAGAATTCTTTTTTCATTTTTTGGGCTTCAGCTTTACTAAACATAGTCTTTGGTTTTACAGCATAGTTTTCGTACCTTTAAAAAACAGGATTTACTACACGTATGCTTTTTTCTGATTTTACAAATTACATCCCAAAGTTACTAAATGAGCAGTTACCTGCCGTTGCCGCACACTTAAAAATGGCACCGGTAGAACGAAAAGCTTCTTTAGAACCCGATTATTACTTGAAAAATAACCCGCGCAACTCTGCCGTGATGATGCTTTTTTATCCAAAAGACAGAGAAGCAACGATTGTACTTACTAAACGCAATACCTATGCGGGCGTACATTCTGCGCAAATATCGTTTCCTGGAGGTAAGGCAGAACTTACAGATAAAGACCTGGCTTATACTGCACTGCGGGAAACAGAGGAAGAAATTGGCCTTGAGCCAAAAGACATTCATATAGTAATGCCCTTTACTAAAATATATATACCGCCCAGCAATTTTTTAGTTTCGCCTTTTTTAGGACTCATGCAGCACGAACCTGTTTTTAAACCTGATCCTACTGAGGTTGCCGAAATTATAGAGCTGCCACTCGACTTACTTTTAGACGATGCCATTGTTAGAAATGTTCAGCTTAAAACATCTTTTGGCGACGGAATTGATGTGCCGGCTTTTAATGTTGGCAATCATATTGTTTGGGGCGCTACTGCCATGATACTTAGCGAACTTAAAGAAACAATAAAAAGTGTACTTTA contains the following coding sequences:
- a CDS encoding DUF4268 domain-containing protein → MFSKAEAQKMKKEFWTAFAEAYPRKWLLYDTKIKDVSFKFYIDNKKAQVSLDIEPKDDEKRKIYFEKIESLQSILRDDFLPEVVLERDYYLETGKAISRIWVEIDGISLYNMASWAVIFRFFSIHMDAFERFFYEYEDYIRDLEINT
- a CDS encoding NUDIX hydrolase, encoding MLFSDFTNYIPKLLNEQLPAVAAHLKMAPVERKASLEPDYYLKNNPRNSAVMMLFYPKDREATIVLTKRNTYAGVHSAQISFPGGKAELTDKDLAYTALRETEEEIGLEPKDIHIVMPFTKIYIPPSNFLVSPFLGLMQHEPVFKPDPTEVAEIIELPLDLLLDDAIVRNVQLKTSFGDGIDVPAFNVGNHIVWGATAMILSELKETIKSVL